A DNA window from Brassica napus cultivar Da-Ae chromosome C1, Da-Ae, whole genome shotgun sequence contains the following coding sequences:
- the LOC106418210 gene encoding UPF0725 protein At5g63820 isoform X1 has product MEDFELLRREKRRRKAKLKFFGLDVVPNVPDFNKEGLADGFDVNNSCYPSRLVKSTWGDDYDIALYGRLGLHCHNFQKGTNFKFVRWEKYSVISTAYDYVYVTLDAKDPVSDSVFSFQTLLNEDSSPDRPVMWTTLACRIKCENAADDHWDDKAVDDFYKDGIPKWSSDEELSRGKKNYYVVQESELQENDWLYLFTEIAFYSKTNNVLTAPPPLEIEKVVVVTKEDTEEGHEKLKAHNAIFYVSYKYNGESSEWAGDHSAVIRKTRDGKPGHMYIEVAATAD; this is encoded by the exons ATGGAGGATTTTGAGTTATTGCGAAGGGAGAAAAGAAGGCGGAAGGCTAAGCTAAAGTTCTTCGGTTTGGATGTTGTTCCAAACGTTCCCGATTTCAATAAAGAAGGGTTGGCCGAT GGTTTTGATGTGAATAACTCTTGTTATCCGTCTAGACTAGTTAAGTCTACTTGGGGCGATGACTATGACATCGCCCTTTATGGTAGACTTGGACTCCACTGCCACAATTTTCAGAAG GGAACAAACTTCAAGTTTGTGCGCTGGGAAAAGTATAGTGTTATCTCTACTGCATACGACTACGTCTATGTAACTTTGGACGCCAAGGATCCTGTCTCTGACTCGGTCTTCTCTTTTCAGACCTTGTTAAACGAAGATTCTTCTCCAGACCGTCCTGTTATGTGGACTACCTTAGCCTGCAGAATCAAAT GTGAAAATGCTGCGGATGATCATTGGGACGATAAGGCAGTAGATGATTTCTACAAAGATGGAATACCCAAATGGTCGTCTGATGAAGAATTGTCTCGTGGCAAGAAAAATTATTATGTG GTGCAAGAATCAGAGTTGCAGGAGAATGATTGGCTGTATCTATTCACCGAAATTGCGTTCTACTCAAAAACAAATAAC GTGTTGACTGCTCCCCCACCCTTGGAGATTGAGAAGGTGGTTGTAGTAACTAAAGAAGACACAGAAGAAGGCCATGAGAAGCTGAAAGCCCATAATGCAATCTTCTACGTAAGTTACAAGTATAATGGTGAATCTTCAGAATGGGCGGGTGATCACAGCGCGGTAATAAGGAAAACCAGGGATGGCAAGCCAGGACATATGTATATTGAAGTTGCAGCAACAGCAGATtga
- the LOC106418210 gene encoding UPF0725 protein At5g63820 isoform X2, whose translation MMLLLVISDFDYQGFDVNNSCYPSRLVKSTWGDDYDIALYGRLGLHCHNFQKGTNFKFVRWEKYSVISTAYDYVYVTLDAKDPVSDSVFSFQTLLNEDSSPDRPVMWTTLACRIKCENAADDHWDDKAVDDFYKDGIPKWSSDEELSRGKKNYYVVQESELQENDWLYLFTEIAFYSKTNNVLTAPPPLEIEKVVVVTKEDTEEGHEKLKAHNAIFYVSYKYNGESSEWAGDHSAVIRKTRDGKPGHMYIEVAATAD comes from the exons ATGATGTTGCTGCTTGTTATATCAGATTTTGATTACCAG GGTTTTGATGTGAATAACTCTTGTTATCCGTCTAGACTAGTTAAGTCTACTTGGGGCGATGACTATGACATCGCCCTTTATGGTAGACTTGGACTCCACTGCCACAATTTTCAGAAG GGAACAAACTTCAAGTTTGTGCGCTGGGAAAAGTATAGTGTTATCTCTACTGCATACGACTACGTCTATGTAACTTTGGACGCCAAGGATCCTGTCTCTGACTCGGTCTTCTCTTTTCAGACCTTGTTAAACGAAGATTCTTCTCCAGACCGTCCTGTTATGTGGACTACCTTAGCCTGCAGAATCAAAT GTGAAAATGCTGCGGATGATCATTGGGACGATAAGGCAGTAGATGATTTCTACAAAGATGGAATACCCAAATGGTCGTCTGATGAAGAATTGTCTCGTGGCAAGAAAAATTATTATGTG GTGCAAGAATCAGAGTTGCAGGAGAATGATTGGCTGTATCTATTCACCGAAATTGCGTTCTACTCAAAAACAAATAAC GTGTTGACTGCTCCCCCACCCTTGGAGATTGAGAAGGTGGTTGTAGTAACTAAAGAAGACACAGAAGAAGGCCATGAGAAGCTGAAAGCCCATAATGCAATCTTCTACGTAAGTTACAAGTATAATGGTGAATCTTCAGAATGGGCGGGTGATCACAGCGCGGTAATAAGGAAAACCAGGGATGGCAAGCCAGGACATATGTATATTGAAGTTGCAGCAACAGCAGATtga